A genomic window from Pseudomonas argentinensis includes:
- a CDS encoding YeaH/YhbH family protein: MSYVIDRRLNGKNKSTVNRQRFIRRYRDHIKKAVEDAVSRRSITDMEHGEQISIPGRDIDEPVLHHGRGGRQTVVHPGNKEFVAGERIPRPQGGGGGQGAGKASNSGEGMDEFVFQITQEEFLDFMFEDLELPNLVKRHLTGAETFKTVRAGISSEGNPSRINIVRTLRSAHARRIALSGSSRAKLREVKAELERLRREEPDNFSDIQLLEAEIERLSARIHRIPFLDTFDLKYNLLVKHPNPSSKAVMFCLMDVSGSMTQATKDVAKRFFILLYLFLKRNYDKIDVVFIRHHTSAKEVDEEEFFYSRETGGTIVSSALKMMQEIMAERYPANEWNIYGAQASDGDNWNDDSPLCRDILIKQIMPFVQYFTYVEITPREHQALWFEYERVAEAFGETFAQQQLVSAGDIYPVFRELFQRRLTP, from the coding sequence ATGAGTTACGTGATCGACCGTCGCCTCAATGGCAAGAACAAGAGCACGGTGAACCGCCAGCGGTTCATTCGTCGTTACCGCGACCATATCAAGAAGGCGGTGGAGGACGCCGTCAGCCGCCGCTCCATCACCGATATGGAGCACGGCGAGCAGATCAGCATTCCCGGCCGGGATATCGATGAGCCGGTGCTGCACCACGGCCGCGGCGGCAGGCAGACCGTCGTGCACCCGGGCAACAAGGAGTTCGTTGCCGGTGAACGGATTCCCCGTCCCCAGGGTGGCGGCGGCGGCCAGGGGGCCGGTAAGGCCAGCAACTCCGGCGAGGGCATGGATGAGTTCGTGTTCCAGATCACCCAGGAGGAATTTCTCGACTTCATGTTCGAGGATCTGGAACTGCCCAACCTGGTCAAGCGCCACCTGACCGGTGCGGAAACCTTCAAGACCGTGCGCGCCGGCATCAGCAGCGAGGGTAACCCGTCGCGCATCAACATCGTGCGTACCCTGCGCTCGGCCCATGCCCGGCGCATCGCGCTGTCCGGCAGCAGCCGGGCCAAGCTGCGCGAGGTGAAGGCCGAGCTGGAGCGCCTGCGCCGCGAGGAGCCGGACAACTTCAGCGACATCCAACTGCTCGAGGCCGAGATTGAACGCCTCAGCGCGCGCATTCACCGCATCCCCTTTCTCGATACCTTCGACCTCAAGTACAACCTGCTGGTCAAGCACCCCAACCCCAGCTCCAAGGCGGTGATGTTCTGCCTGATGGACGTCTCCGGCTCCATGACCCAGGCCACCAAGGACGTCGCCAAGCGCTTCTTCATCCTCCTGTACCTGTTTCTCAAGCGTAACTACGACAAGATCGACGTGGTTTTCATCCGCCACCACACCAGCGCCAAGGAAGTCGACGAAGAAGAATTCTTCTACTCCCGGGAAACCGGCGGCACCATCGTCTCCAGCGCCCTGAAGATGATGCAGGAGATCATGGCCGAGCGTTACCCGGCCAACGAGTGGAACATCTACGGCGCCCAGGCTTCCGACGGTGACAACTGGAACGACGACTCGCCGTTATGCCGGGATATCCTGATCAAGCAGATCATGCCCTTCGTGCAGTACTTCACCTACGTGGAGATCACCCCGCGCGAGCACCAGGCGCTGTGGTTCGAGTACGAGCGAGTGGCCGAAGCCTTCGGCGAGACCTTCGCCCAGCAGCAACTGGTATCGGCGGGTGATATCTACCCGGTATTCCGCGAACTGTTCCAGCGGAGGCTCACCCCATGA
- a CDS encoding SpoVR family protein: MSSSKKRQPLSTGSEWTFELIRDYDREISRLAERYALDTYPNQIEVITAEQMMDAYASVGMPLGYHHWSYGKQFLSTEKSYSRGQMGLAYEIVINSDPCIAYLMEENTITMQALVIAHACYGHNSFFKGNYLFRTWTDASSIIDYLVFAKQYITQCEERHGIDAVEDLIDSCHALMNYGVDRYKRPYPISAEEERRRQKDREEHLQRQINDLWRTIPKSASKADESDHQRFPAEPQENILYFLEKHAPLLEPWQREVIRIVRKIAQYFYPQRQTQVMNEGWATFWHYTLMNDLYDEGLVTDGFMMEFLQSHTSVVFQPAFDSPYYSGINPYALGFAMYRDIRRICEAPTEEDRRWFPDIAGSDWLSTLKFAMTSFKDESFILQYLSPKVIRDLKLFSILDDDQKDELSVPAIHDEPGYRTIRETLAAQYNLGNREPNVQIWSIDRRGDRSLTLRHFQHDRKPLGSSTEEVLKHLHRLWGFDIHLQTLQGDRIVNTQHVPPRSDGAPDGDHPRLDLHIPPL, encoded by the coding sequence ATGAGCAGCAGCAAGAAACGCCAGCCCCTGTCCACGGGCTCGGAATGGACCTTCGAGCTGATCCGCGATTACGACCGGGAAATCAGCCGGTTGGCCGAGCGCTATGCACTCGACACCTACCCCAACCAGATCGAGGTGATCACCGCCGAGCAGATGATGGACGCCTATGCCTCGGTCGGCATGCCCCTGGGTTACCACCACTGGTCCTACGGCAAGCAGTTCCTCAGCACCGAGAAGTCCTACAGCCGCGGGCAGATGGGCCTGGCCTACGAGATCGTGATCAACTCCGATCCGTGCATCGCCTACCTGATGGAAGAGAACACCATCACCATGCAGGCCCTGGTGATCGCCCACGCCTGCTACGGGCACAACAGCTTCTTCAAGGGCAACTACCTGTTCCGCACCTGGACCGACGCCAGCTCGATCATCGATTACCTGGTGTTCGCCAAGCAGTACATCACCCAGTGCGAAGAGCGCCACGGTATCGATGCCGTCGAGGACCTGATCGACTCCTGCCATGCGCTGATGAACTACGGGGTGGACCGCTACAAACGCCCCTACCCCATTTCCGCCGAAGAAGAGCGCCGCCGCCAGAAGGATCGCGAGGAGCACCTGCAGCGCCAGATCAACGACCTGTGGCGCACCATTCCCAAGAGCGCCAGCAAGGCCGATGAAAGCGACCATCAGCGCTTCCCGGCCGAACCCCAGGAAAACATTCTGTATTTCCTGGAAAAACATGCGCCGCTGCTGGAGCCCTGGCAGCGCGAGGTGATCCGCATCGTGCGCAAGATCGCCCAGTACTTCTACCCGCAGCGCCAGACCCAGGTGATGAACGAAGGCTGGGCGACCTTCTGGCACTACACCCTGATGAACGACCTCTACGACGAAGGCCTGGTCACCGACGGCTTCATGATGGAGTTTCTGCAGTCGCACACCAGCGTGGTGTTCCAGCCCGCGTTCGACAGCCCCTACTACAGCGGCATCAACCCCTATGCCCTGGGTTTTGCCATGTACCGCGACATTCGCCGTATCTGCGAGGCGCCCACCGAAGAGGATCGCCGCTGGTTCCCGGACATCGCCGGCAGCGACTGGCTGAGCACCCTGAAATTCGCCATGACCAGCTTCAAGGACGAGAGCTTCATCCTCCAGTACCTGTCGCCGAAAGTGATCCGCGATCTCAAGCTGTTCAGCATTCTCGACGACGACCAGAAAGACGAACTCAGCGTACCGGCCATCCATGACGAGCCGGGCTATCGCACCATCCGCGAAACCCTCGCGGCCCAGTACAACCTGGGCAATCGCGAGCCCAACGTGCAGATCTGGAGCATCGACCGCCGCGGTGACCGCTCCCTGACCCTGCGCCACTTCCAGCACGACCGCAAGCCGCTGGGCAGCTCCACCGAAGAGGTGCTCAAGCACCTGCATCGCCTGTGGGGGTTCGACATCCACCTGCAGACGCTGCAGGGCGATCGCATCGTCAATACCCAGCATGTGCCGCCCAGGAGCGATGGCGCGCCGGACGGCGATCATCCGCGCCTGGATCTGCATATCCCTCCGCTCTAA
- a CDS encoding multifunctional CCA addition/repair protein: MQIYKVGGAVRDRLLGRPVTEVDWVVVGATAETMLEQGYRPVGADFPVFLHPQSGEEYALARTERKSGRGYGGFTFHASPEVTLEEDLIRRDLTINAIAEDQQGKLIDPYGGQRDLETRQLRHVSPAFAEDPLRVLRVARFAARYAPLGFSVAPETLELMRQLAESGELDALTPERSWKEISRALMEPRPDVFVQVLRDCSALGAMLPEVDALFGVPQPAAHHPEIDTGIHVLAVLRQCAEHGQPLPVRWACLLHDVGKGLTDPAAWPRHIAHEHRGIALIEAVNKRCKVPRECQELADLVGEFHTHAHRALELRASTLLELMQRFDVFRRPQRFEAFVAACEMDARGRHGLEDRDYPQAAYLLAAMAAVREVAVQPLLERGYKGAELGEALNRERLSALKAFKQSRESS, encoded by the coding sequence ATGCAAATCTACAAAGTTGGCGGCGCCGTGCGCGACCGCCTGCTCGGTCGCCCGGTGACCGAGGTCGACTGGGTGGTGGTCGGCGCCACGGCCGAAACCATGCTGGAACAGGGTTATCGGCCGGTGGGCGCGGATTTCCCGGTATTCCTGCACCCGCAATCGGGCGAGGAATATGCCCTGGCCCGCACCGAACGCAAGAGCGGGCGCGGCTATGGCGGCTTCACCTTCCACGCCAGCCCCGAGGTGACGCTGGAAGAAGACCTGATCCGCCGTGACCTGACCATCAATGCCATCGCCGAAGACCAGCAGGGCAAGCTGATCGACCCCTACGGCGGCCAGCGTGACCTTGAAACCCGGCAACTGCGCCACGTCTCGCCGGCCTTTGCCGAAGACCCGCTGCGGGTACTGCGCGTGGCCCGCTTCGCGGCGCGCTATGCACCGCTGGGCTTTAGCGTAGCGCCGGAAACCCTCGAGCTGATGCGTCAATTGGCCGAATCCGGGGAGCTTGACGCCCTGACGCCTGAGCGCAGCTGGAAAGAGATTTCCCGCGCGCTGATGGAGCCGCGCCCGGACGTGTTCGTTCAAGTGCTGCGCGACTGCAGCGCCCTGGGGGCCATGCTGCCGGAGGTCGACGCGCTGTTTGGCGTGCCACAGCCCGCTGCCCATCACCCGGAAATCGACACCGGCATTCACGTGCTGGCCGTGCTGCGCCAGTGCGCCGAACACGGGCAGCCGCTGCCCGTGCGCTGGGCCTGTCTGCTGCATGATGTCGGCAAGGGCCTGACCGACCCCGCCGCATGGCCGCGGCATATCGCCCACGAGCACCGCGGCATCGCGCTGATCGAAGCGGTCAACAAACGCTGCAAGGTGCCTCGGGAATGCCAGGAACTGGCCGATCTGGTGGGCGAGTTTCATACCCACGCCCACCGCGCCCTGGAGCTGCGCGCCTCGACACTGCTGGAGCTGATGCAACGCTTCGACGTGTTCCGGCGCCCGCAGCGCTTCGAGGCCTTCGTGGCGGCCTGTGAAATGGATGCCCGCGGCCGCCATGGCCTGGAAGATCGCGACTATCCCCAGGCTGCCTACCTGCTGGCCGCGATGGCGGCGGTACGCGAGGTGGCCGTGCAGCCGTTGCTCGAGCGCGGCTACAAGGGCGCCGAGCTGGGTGAGGCGCTCAACCGCGAGCGCCTCAGTGCGCTCAAAGCCTTCAAGCAAAGCCGCGAAAGTAGCTAG
- the folK gene encoding 2-amino-4-hydroxy-6-hydroxymethyldihydropteridine diphosphokinase: protein MSLTPILLGLGSNIEREAHLCAGLDALAEIVTDMRCSPVFESLAVGIKSGPFFNLVIAGRTALPLTELDRRLKFIEADNGRYAPDRKGLPLDIDVLTYGELVGNFDGLVLPRAEILRNAFVLRPLALLVPEVGHPGVGRSYAQLWQEARIEQQLWPVAFQWRGVELTPAELLPSP from the coding sequence ATGTCGCTAACGCCAATCCTGCTGGGCCTGGGCAGCAATATCGAGCGTGAGGCGCACCTGTGCGCGGGCCTCGATGCCCTGGCCGAAATCGTCACCGACATGCGCTGCTCGCCGGTCTTCGAAAGCCTGGCGGTGGGTATCAAGAGCGGGCCGTTCTTCAACCTGGTGATCGCCGGGCGCACGGCCTTGCCACTGACCGAGCTGGACCGGCGGCTGAAATTCATCGAGGCCGACAACGGCCGCTATGCGCCGGATCGCAAGGGCCTGCCGCTGGATATCGACGTGCTGACCTATGGCGAGCTGGTCGGCAATTTCGATGGCCTGGTGCTGCCCCGCGCGGAAATCCTCAGGAACGCCTTCGTACTTCGCCCCCTGGCATTGCTGGTGCCCGAGGTCGGCCACCCGGGCGTGGGACGCTCCTATGCCCAACTGTGGCAAGAGGCGCGTATCGAACAACAACTGTGGCCGGTCGCGTTCCAGTGGCGCGGCGTCGAGCTGACGCCTGCCGAGTTGCTGCCGTCGCCCTAG
- the folB gene encoding dihydroneopterin aldolase — protein sequence MDTVFIAGLEVDTVIGAYDWERTIRQCLQLDLWLGWDNRPAAQDDDLSKALDYATLSTRIQGFASDSQFILVETFAERLVALLMGEFAIPWVRLRVTKPGAVPAARGGVGVEIERGCR from the coding sequence TTGGACACAGTGTTTATCGCAGGGCTGGAAGTCGACACCGTGATTGGTGCCTACGACTGGGAGCGCACCATTCGCCAATGCCTGCAGCTGGATCTGTGGCTCGGCTGGGACAACCGGCCCGCCGCCCAGGACGATGACCTGAGCAAGGCCCTGGACTACGCCACGCTGTCGACGCGCATCCAGGGCTTCGCCAGCGACTCGCAGTTCATCCTGGTGGAAACATTCGCCGAGCGCCTGGTGGCGCTGCTGATGGGCGAATTCGCCATTCCCTGGGTGCGCTTGCGCGTGACCAAGCCCGGCGCCGTGCCGGCGGCCCGTGGCGGTGTCGGTGTGGAGATCGAGCGCGGATGTCGCTAA
- the plsY gene encoding glycerol-3-phosphate 1-O-acyltransferase PlsY: MFWLLAILAYLLGSLSFAILLSRMTGLADPRASGSGNPGATNMLRVAGKRLAILTLIGDLFKGLLPVLIAAHLDFTLQQQAWLGLAAVIGHLYPIYFRFRGGKGVATAAGMLLGLYPPAALLALCTWLLTFSLTRTSSLAALTAAPMTLPLLAWQRPAALLPMCVLSGLIVWRHRRNLRDLWAGRERHF; this comes from the coding sequence ATGTTTTGGCTGCTGGCGATCCTCGCCTACCTGCTCGGCTCGCTGTCCTTCGCTATCCTGCTCAGCCGCATGACCGGCCTGGCAGACCCGCGCGCCAGCGGCTCGGGCAACCCCGGCGCCACCAATATGCTCAGGGTGGCGGGCAAACGCCTGGCCATTCTCACGCTGATCGGCGATCTGTTCAAAGGTTTGCTGCCGGTACTGATCGCCGCCCACCTCGACTTCACCCTGCAACAGCAGGCCTGGCTGGGCCTGGCGGCGGTGATCGGCCACCTCTACCCGATCTACTTTCGCTTCCGCGGCGGCAAGGGTGTCGCCACTGCGGCCGGCATGCTGTTGGGGCTTTACCCGCCGGCGGCGCTGCTGGCGCTGTGCACCTGGCTGCTGACCTTCAGCCTGACCCGCACCAGCTCCCTGGCGGCGCTGACCGCCGCACCCATGACCTTACCGCTGCTGGCCTGGCAACGCCCGGCGGCACTGCTGCCGATGTGCGTGCTCAGCGGACTGATCGTCTGGCGGCACCGGCGCAATCTACGTGATCTATGGGCTGGCCGCGAACGGCATTTTTGA
- the tsaD gene encoding tRNA (adenosine(37)-N6)-threonylcarbamoyltransferase complex transferase subunit TsaD: MLVLGLETSCDETGVALYDSERGLLADALFSQIDLHRAYGGVVPELASRDHVKRMLPLIRQVLDEAQCVATDIDAIAYTAGPGLVGALLVGAACAQALAFAWDIPAIGVHHMEGHLLAPMLEPTPPAFPFVALLVSGGHTQLVRVDGIGQYQLLGESLDDAAGEAFDKTAKLMGLRYPGGPEIARLAERGTPGRFVFPRPMTDRPGLDFSFSGLKTFTLNTWQQCQDSGDDSEQARCDVALAFQQAVVETLTIKCRRALKQTGLGSLVIAGGVSANRALRTSLEDMTAALKGNVFYARPAFCTDNGAMIAYAGCQRLLAGQHEDLAITVQARWPMEQLPAL, from the coding sequence ATGCTGGTTCTGGGATTGGAAACTTCGTGCGACGAGACCGGTGTCGCGCTCTATGACAGCGAGCGCGGCCTGCTGGCCGACGCGCTGTTCAGTCAGATCGATCTGCACCGCGCCTATGGTGGCGTGGTGCCGGAGCTGGCCTCGCGTGACCACGTCAAGCGCATGCTGCCGTTGATTCGCCAGGTGCTGGACGAGGCGCAATGCGTGGCCACCGACATCGACGCCATCGCCTACACCGCCGGCCCCGGCCTGGTCGGGGCGCTGCTGGTGGGCGCTGCCTGCGCCCAGGCCCTGGCCTTCGCCTGGGACATCCCCGCCATTGGCGTGCACCACATGGAAGGTCACCTGCTGGCGCCCATGCTCGAGCCAACGCCGCCAGCCTTCCCGTTCGTCGCCCTGCTGGTGTCGGGCGGCCATACCCAGCTGGTGCGGGTCGACGGCATCGGCCAGTACCAGTTGCTCGGTGAGTCGCTGGACGACGCCGCCGGCGAGGCCTTCGACAAGACCGCCAAGCTGATGGGCCTGCGCTACCCCGGTGGTCCGGAAATCGCCCGCCTCGCCGAGCGCGGCACACCCGGGCGCTTCGTGTTCCCGCGGCCGATGACCGATCGTCCGGGTCTGGATTTCAGCTTCAGCGGCCTGAAGACCTTCACCCTCAATACCTGGCAGCAGTGCCAGGACAGCGGTGACGACAGCGAGCAGGCCCGCTGTGACGTGGCCCTGGCCTTCCAGCAGGCGGTGGTCGAGACCCTGACCATCAAATGCCGCCGCGCGCTCAAGCAGACTGGCCTGGGCAGCCTGGTGATCGCCGGTGGGGTGAGTGCCAACCGCGCCCTGCGCACGTCGCTCGAAGACATGACGGCAGCGCTCAAGGGCAACGTGTTTTACGCACGTCCGGCATTCTGTACCGACAACGGTGCGATGATCGCCTACGCCGGTTGCCAGCGTCTGCTGGCCGGGCAGCATGAAGACCTGGCAATCACCGTGCAGGCCCGCTGGCCGATGGAGCAGTTGCCGGCGTTGTGA
- the rpsU gene encoding 30S ribosomal protein S21 — MPAVKVKENEPFDVALRRFKRSCEKAGVLAEVRSREFYEKPTAERKRKAAAAVKRHAKKVQREQRRSVRLY; from the coding sequence ATGCCAGCCGTCAAAGTTAAAGAGAACGAACCCTTCGACGTAGCTCTGCGTCGTTTCAAGCGCTCCTGCGAAAAAGCCGGTGTTCTGGCCGAAGTTCGTAGCCGCGAATTCTACGAAAAGCCGACCGCCGAGCGTAAGCGCAAAGCCGCTGCCGCTGTTAAGCGTCACGCCAAGAAAGTGCAGCGCGAGCAGCGCCGCAGCGTTCGCCTGTACTAA
- the dnaG gene encoding DNA primase, with protein sequence MAGLIPQSFIDDLLNRTDIVDVVSSRIQLKKTGKNYSACCPFHKEKTPSFTVSPDKQFYYCFGCGAGGNALGFVMDHDQTEFPQAVEELAKRAGMEVPREDNGRGGKPRQATDSPLYALLKAAADYYRQALKSHPQRRAAVEYLKGRGLSGEIARDFGLGFAPPGWDNLLKHLAGDSLQHKAMIDAGLLVENPDSGKRYDRFRDRVIFPIHDSRGRVIAFGGRVLGDDKPKYLNSPETPVFHKGQELYGLYEARKHNRNLDEIMVVEGYMDVIALAQQGLRNAVATLGTATSEEHLKRLFRLVPSVLFCFDGDQAGRNAAWRALEATLPNLQDGRRARFLFLPDGEDPDTLVRSEGTDAFQARIHQHAQPLADYFFQQLSEEADPRSLEGKAHLVTLAAPLIDKIPGNTLRALMRQRLTQITGLDASAMGQAQAPARQPSATAQQSHDNHAPPFETIPDSAYYDAPPGYEAQAAPAGVFERPARKPGKGEWKKDGGKWNKKGRDDYHPPRTAVSVESPHLSALRSLLHHPELAQKVEDVSNFAAEDDTYAQLLVALVGTLQKQPNLRSLQLIARWHGTEQGRLLKVLAEKEWLIDHDNLERQFFDTITTLARSQSLRRRETALRSIMQKSPSELTDEEKALLREHYSSLNSPSKTPTGA encoded by the coding sequence ATGGCCGGCCTGATCCCGCAATCCTTCATCGATGACCTGCTCAACCGCACCGACATCGTCGACGTGGTGAGTTCGCGCATCCAGCTGAAGAAGACCGGCAAGAATTACAGCGCCTGCTGCCCGTTCCACAAGGAAAAGACCCCCTCCTTCACGGTCAGCCCGGACAAGCAGTTCTATTACTGCTTCGGCTGTGGCGCCGGTGGCAACGCCCTGGGCTTCGTGATGGATCACGACCAGACGGAATTTCCTCAAGCCGTGGAAGAGCTGGCCAAGCGCGCCGGCATGGAAGTGCCGCGCGAGGACAACGGTCGCGGCGGCAAGCCGCGCCAGGCCACCGACTCGCCGCTCTACGCCCTGCTCAAGGCGGCTGCCGACTATTATCGCCAGGCCCTGAAAAGCCATCCGCAGCGCCGTGCCGCGGTCGAGTACCTGAAAGGTCGCGGCCTGTCCGGCGAGATCGCCCGGGATTTCGGTCTCGGGTTCGCCCCGCCGGGCTGGGACAACCTGCTCAAGCACCTGGCCGGCGACAGCCTGCAGCACAAGGCGATGATCGACGCCGGCCTGCTGGTGGAGAACCCGGACAGCGGCAAGCGCTACGACCGCTTTCGTGACCGGGTGATCTTTCCCATCCACGACAGCCGCGGTCGGGTGATCGCCTTCGGCGGTCGGGTACTGGGTGACGACAAGCCCAAGTACCTCAACTCGCCCGAGACCCCCGTCTTCCACAAGGGCCAGGAACTCTACGGTCTTTACGAGGCGCGCAAGCACAACCGCAACCTCGACGAGATCATGGTGGTCGAGGGCTACATGGACGTCATCGCCCTCGCCCAGCAAGGCCTGCGCAACGCGGTGGCGACCCTGGGTACCGCCACCAGCGAGGAACACCTCAAGCGCCTGTTTCGCCTGGTGCCCAGCGTGCTGTTCTGCTTCGACGGCGACCAGGCCGGGCGCAATGCGGCCTGGCGCGCCCTGGAGGCCACCCTGCCCAACCTGCAGGACGGCCGCCGCGCACGCTTTCTGTTCCTGCCCGACGGCGAGGATCCGGATACCCTGGTACGCAGCGAAGGCACCGATGCCTTCCAGGCGCGCATCCACCAGCATGCCCAGCCGCTGGCCGATTACTTCTTCCAGCAACTGAGTGAAGAAGCCGACCCGCGCTCGCTGGAAGGCAAGGCGCATCTGGTCACCCTGGCCGCACCGCTGATCGACAAGATTCCCGGCAACACGCTGCGCGCCCTGATGCGCCAGCGCCTGACCCAGATCACCGGCCTGGACGCCAGCGCCATGGGCCAGGCGCAGGCGCCCGCGCGCCAACCGAGCGCGACCGCCCAGCAAAGCCACGACAACCACGCGCCGCCCTTCGAAACCATCCCCGACAGCGCTTACTACGACGCGCCGCCCGGCTATGAAGCACAAGCCGCGCCCGCCGGGGTGTTCGAACGGCCGGCACGCAAACCCGGCAAGGGCGAGTGGAAGAAAGACGGTGGCAAGTGGAACAAGAAAGGTCGCGACGACTACCACCCGCCGCGCACCGCGGTCAGCGTCGAGTCGCCGCACCTGAGTGCCCTGCGCAGCTTGCTGCACCATCCTGAGTTGGCGCAAAAGGTCGAGGATGTCAGCAACTTCGCCGCCGAAGACGACACCTATGCACAACTGCTGGTGGCGCTCGTCGGCACGCTGCAGAAGCAGCCGAACCTGCGTTCGCTGCAGCTGATCGCCCGCTGGCACGGCACCGAACAGGGCCGCTTACTGAAGGTTCTGGCAGAAAAAGAGTGGCTGATCGATCACGACAACCTTGAACGGCAGTTTTTCGACACCATAACTACACTTGCCCGTAGCCAGTCGCTCAGGCGACGCGAAACCGCTCTGCGCAGCATCATGCAGAAAAGCCCGAGCGAACTCACCGACGAGGAAAAGGCGCTGTTACGCGAGCATTACAGCAGCCTCAACTCGCCCAGCAAGACCCCAACTGGCGCCTGA
- the rpoD gene encoding RNA polymerase sigma factor RpoD, which translates to MSGKAQQQSRLKELISRGREQGYLTYAEVNDHLPEDISDPEQVEDIIRMINDMGINVFESAPDADALLLAEADTDEAAAEEAAAALAAVETDIGRTTDPVRMYMREMGTVELLTREGEIEIAKRIEEGIREVMSAIAHFPGTVDSILAEYTRVTTEGGRLVEVLSGYIDPDDGSVPAEAAAPVPASSDDKAEDKDDDEEDGDSDDEEEEGDGGPDPEEALRRFTAVADQLEVAKKALKKHGRDSKQAIEELRLLAELFMPIKLVPKQYDALVVRVREALDRLRGQERAIMQLCVRDARMPRADFLRLFPGNEVDLDWAASLAKGKSKYAEAIGNLQADIQRCQQKLIALQEESDLTLAEIKDINRRMSIGEAKARRAKKEMVEANLRLVISIAKKYTNRGLQFLDLIQEGNIGLMKAVDKFEYRRGYKFSTYATWWIRQAITRSIADQARTIRIPVHMIETINKLNRISRQMLQEMGREPTPEELGERMEMPEDKIRKVLKIAKEPISMETPIGDDEDSHLGDFIEDSTMQSPIDVATVESLKEATREVLAGLTAREAKVLRMRFGIDMNTDHTLEEVGKQFDVTRERIRQIEAKALRKLRHPTRSEHLRSFLDE; encoded by the coding sequence ATGTCCGGAAAAGCGCAACAGCAATCTCGTTTGAAAGAATTGATCAGCCGTGGTCGTGAGCAGGGTTACCTGACTTACGCGGAGGTCAATGACCACCTGCCCGAGGATATTTCAGATCCGGAGCAGGTGGAAGACATCATCCGCATGATCAACGACATGGGGATCAACGTATTCGAGAGTGCTCCGGATGCGGACGCCCTGTTGTTGGCCGAAGCCGACACCGACGAAGCCGCTGCCGAAGAAGCAGCCGCTGCACTCGCGGCCGTTGAAACCGATATCGGTCGCACCACCGACCCGGTGCGCATGTACATGCGTGAAATGGGGACCGTGGAACTGCTGACCCGCGAAGGCGAGATCGAAATCGCCAAGCGTATCGAAGAAGGCATCCGTGAAGTCATGAGCGCCATCGCTCACTTCCCGGGTACCGTCGACAGCATTCTCGCCGAATACACCCGCGTCACCACCGAGGGCGGCCGTCTGGTCGAGGTTCTCAGCGGCTACATCGACCCGGATGACGGCAGCGTGCCGGCCGAAGCCGCTGCTCCCGTTCCAGCCTCTTCGGACGACAAGGCCGAAGACAAGGACGATGACGAGGAAGATGGCGACAGCGACGACGAGGAAGAAGAAGGCGATGGCGGCCCGGATCCGGAAGAGGCCCTGCGCCGCTTCACCGCGGTAGCCGATCAGCTGGAAGTCGCCAAGAAGGCCCTGAAGAAGCACGGTCGCGACAGCAAGCAGGCGATCGAAGAGCTGCGCCTGCTGGCCGAGCTGTTCATGCCGATCAAACTGGTGCCCAAGCAGTACGACGCCCTGGTGGTGCGCGTGCGTGAAGCCCTGGACCGCCTGCGCGGCCAGGAACGCGCCATCATGCAACTGTGCGTGCGTGATGCCCGTATGCCGCGTGCCGACTTCCTGCGCCTGTTCCCGGGCAACGAAGTGGATCTGGACTGGGCTGCCAGCCTGGCCAAGGGCAAATCCAAGTACGCCGAAGCCATCGGCAACCTGCAAGCCGACATCCAGCGCTGCCAGCAGAAGCTGATCGCCCTGCAGGAAGAAAGCGACCTGACCCTGGCCGAGATCAAGGACATCAACCGTCGCATGTCGATCGGTGAGGCCAAGGCCCGTCGCGCCAAGAAGGAAATGGTCGAGGCCAACCTGCGCCTGGTCATCTCCATCGCCAAGAAGTACACCAACCGCGGCCTGCAGTTCCTCGACCTGATCCAGGAAGGCAACATCGGCCTGATGAAGGCGGTGGACAAGTTCGAATACCGCCGCGGCTACAAGTTCTCGACCTACGCCACCTGGTGGATTCGCCAGGCGATCACCCGCTCGATCGCCGACCAGGCGCGCACCATCCGTATTCCGGTGCACATGATCGAGACGATCAACAAGCTCAACCGCATCTCCCGGCAGATGCTCCAGGAAATGGGCCGCGAGCCCACGCCGGAAGAGCTGGGTGAGCGCATGGAAATGCCCGAGGACAAGATCCGCAAGGTATTGAAGATCGCCAAAGAGCCGATCTCCATGGAAACCCCGATCGGCGACGACGAGGATTCGCACCTGGGCGACTTCATCGAGGACAGCACCATGCAGTCCCCGATCGACGTGGCCACCGTGGAAAGCCTCAAGGAAGCCACCCGCGAAGTGCTGGCCGGCCTCACTGCCCGTGAAGCCAAGGTGCTGCGCATGCGCTTCGGTATCGACATGAACACCGACCACACCCTCGAGGAAGTGGGCAAGCAGTTCGACGTCACCCGTGAGCGTATCCGCCAGATCGAAGCCAAGGCACTGCGCAAGCTGCGCCATCCGACCCGTAGCGAACACCTGCGCTCGTTCCTCGACGAGTAA